A stretch of Clostridium sp. BJN0001 DNA encodes these proteins:
- a CDS encoding alpha-amylase family glycosyl hydrolase, which yields MIKKITSIFVSLLLIVVCFCGCGAKKEYTVNKNPNNENFSWDNATVYFELTDRFLDGDESNNHSYGRELDQDGNEYSNYKEEPSTFHGGDLKGLTKKINEGYFNDLGVNALWISCPFEQVHGWVGADGFKFYSYHGYWTLDYTNIDANMGTKEDFKEFVDTAHEHGIRVVLDVILNHPGYATLKDMDEYGYGKLKDNWKDYYFESADKITPDSDQNYMDKTDEAAWQKWFGSDWVRASQKFAGYDGSINDPDHTKCLSGLPDFKTESTEKVDIPQIWKTKWNMEGRLDSETAELNEYFDKTGKERTVSNYIIKEISDWVRNYGIDGFRCDTAKHVEQDKWKDLKEECTKALKEWKENNPDKKLDDNDFWMTGEVYGQKVGRTSYYDNGFDSLINFEFQNYAGNIEGLDNVYSSYAKKINNDSTMNALSYISSHDTILFDRDNLINAGSSLLLVPGAAQIYYGDETGRKVAYETCSYEDQRTRGDMNWDSINEDVLKHFQKLGRFRNAHIAVGAGEHQKISDSPYTFSRVYDKDGKTDKVVCVLGAEGKTEVDVSSVFSDGETLVDAYTGNTSKVKNGKVKFKADKNGVILIEEE from the coding sequence ATGATTAAGAAGATAACAAGTATTTTTGTTTCACTGTTATTAATAGTAGTATGTTTTTGCGGATGTGGAGCAAAAAAAGAATATACAGTAAATAAAAATCCTAATAATGAAAACTTTTCATGGGATAATGCTACAGTTTACTTTGAACTTACAGATAGATTTTTAGATGGAGATGAATCAAATAATCATTCTTATGGAAGAGAACTTGATCAAGATGGAAATGAATACTCAAATTATAAAGAAGAACCTTCAACATTTCATGGTGGAGATTTAAAAGGTCTTACAAAAAAGATTAACGAAGGATATTTTAATGACCTTGGTGTAAACGCTTTATGGATATCATGTCCATTTGAACAGGTACATGGATGGGTAGGAGCAGATGGGTTTAAATTTTATTCATACCATGGATATTGGACACTTGATTATACAAATATCGATGCTAATATGGGAACAAAAGAAGATTTTAAAGAATTTGTAGATACTGCACATGAGCATGGAATAAGAGTCGTATTAGATGTTATTTTAAATCATCCAGGATATGCAACTTTAAAAGATATGGATGAGTATGGGTATGGAAAACTTAAAGATAATTGGAAAGATTATTATTTTGAGAGTGCTGATAAAATTACACCTGATTCAGATCAGAATTATATGGATAAAACTGATGAGGCAGCATGGCAAAAATGGTTTGGAAGCGATTGGGTAAGAGCTTCTCAAAAATTTGCAGGATATGATGGATCAATAAATGATCCTGATCATACAAAATGTCTTTCAGGATTACCTGATTTTAAAACTGAAAGCACAGAAAAAGTTGATATTCCTCAAATTTGGAAAACAAAGTGGAATATGGAAGGCAGACTTGACTCAGAAACTGCAGAGCTTAATGAATACTTCGATAAAACAGGAAAAGAAAGAACTGTTTCAAATTATATTATAAAAGAAATTTCAGATTGGGTTAGAAATTATGGAATTGATGGATTTAGATGTGATACTGCAAAACATGTTGAGCAGGATAAATGGAAAGATTTAAAAGAAGAATGTACAAAAGCCCTTAAAGAATGGAAAGAAAATAATCCTGATAAAAAACTTGATGATAATGATTTTTGGATGACAGGCGAAGTGTATGGACAGAAAGTAGGAAGAACAAGCTATTATGATAATGGATTTGATTCTCTTATAAATTTTGAATTTCAAAATTATGCTGGAAATATAGAAGGTCTTGATAATGTTTATTCAAGTTATGCAAAAAAAATAAATAATGATTCTACAATGAATGCATTAAGCTATATATCATCTCACGATACTATACTTTTTGATAGAGATAATCTTATAAATGCAGGATCATCACTTCTTTTAGTACCAGGAGCTGCTCAAATTTATTATGGCGATGAAACAGGAAGAAAAGTTGCTTATGAGACATGTAGCTATGAAGATCAGAGAACAAGAGGAGATATGAACTGGGACTCAATAAATGAGGATGTATTAAAGCATTTCCAAAAGCTTGGAAGATTCAGAAATGCTCATATAGCTGTAGGTGCAGGAGAACATCAAAAAATAAGTGATTCACCATATACATTCAGTAGAGTATATGATAAAGATGGAAAAACAGATAAAGTTGTATGTGTACTTGGAGCAGAAGGTAAAACAGAAGTTGATGTATCATCTGTATTTTCAGATGGAGAAACTCTAGTTGATGCATATACAGGAAACACTTCTAAAGTTAAAAATGGAAAAGTTAAATTTAAGGCTGACAAAAACGGTGTAATTTTAATTGAAGAAGAATAG
- a CDS encoding GGGtGRT protein, producing the protein MALFESYERRIDQIVPVLKKYGMEKIEDAKAVCAEKGFDPCKIVKDTQPIAFENAGWAYTLGAAIAIKKGCTKAADAAEAIGEGLQAFCIPGSVADDRKVGLGHGNLGAMLLREETKCFAFLAGHESFAAAEGAIKIAEAANKVRKEPLRVILNGLGKDAAFIISRINGFTYVQTKFDYFTGELKIVKEKAYSEGARAKVRCFGADDVREGVAIMHHEGVDVSITGNSTNPTRFQHPVAGTYKKECIALGKKYFSVASGGGTGRTLHPDNMAAGPASYGMTDTMGRMHSDAQFAGSSSVPAHVEMMGLIGMGNNPMVGATVAVAVAVEESMK; encoded by the coding sequence ATGGCATTATTTGAAAGTTATGAAAGAAGAATAGATCAGATTGTTCCCGTATTAAAGAAATACGGAATGGAGAAAATTGAAGATGCTAAAGCTGTCTGTGCAGAAAAAGGCTTCGATCCATGTAAAATAGTTAAAGATACTCAACCAATCGCATTTGAAAATGCAGGATGGGCATATACTTTAGGTGCTGCAATAGCAATCAAAAAAGGATGCACTAAGGCTGCAGACGCTGCTGAAGCAATTGGAGAAGGACTACAAGCTTTTTGTATTCCAGGATCTGTTGCAGATGACAGAAAAGTTGGTCTTGGACACGGAAACTTAGGAGCTATGCTTTTAAGAGAAGAAACTAAATGTTTCGCATTCCTTGCAGGACACGAAAGCTTTGCTGCTGCTGAAGGAGCTATTAAAATAGCTGAAGCTGCTAACAAAGTAAGAAAAGAACCTTTAAGAGTTATCTTAAACGGTCTTGGAAAAGATGCTGCATTCATTATTTCAAGAATTAATGGATTCACATATGTTCAGACTAAATTTGACTATTTTACAGGAGAACTTAAAATAGTTAAAGAAAAAGCTTACTCAGAAGGAGCAAGAGCTAAGGTTAGATGTTTTGGTGCTGACGACGTTAGAGAAGGTGTTGCAATCATGCATCACGAAGGCGTTGATGTATCTATAACAGGAAACTCAACTAACCCAACAAGATTCCAGCATCCAGTTGCAGGAACTTATAAGAAGGAATGTATCGCTCTTGGAAAGAAATATTTCTCAGTAGCATCAGGTGGTGGTACTGGAAGAACTCTTCATCCAGATAACATGGCTGCAGGTCCTGCTTCATATGGTATGACTGATACAATGGGAAGAATGCATTCAGATGCACAATTCGCAGGATCATCATCAGTTCCAGCTCACGTTGAAATGATGGGTCTTATCGGAATGGGTAACAACCCAATGGTAGGTGCTACTGTTGCAGTTGCAGTTGCTGTTGAAGAATCTATGAAATAA
- a CDS encoding ABC transporter permease subunit has translation MSTKKSEELVYKKRMTPAERRVAWLSRIILWVMAVIVLIPIMAVVSASMAKGNSFTQTSIFPTTFTLENYVKVVRDTNFLIWVRNSLFVCLSVSVVQLIMTVPAAFAFAKLKFKGRRFGLMFLLILQMFPTTMALPAILGIAYRFNLMDKLWGLIILLAVGSAYNIWLMKGYMDGIPNELCESACIDGANTWDVLWKIIFPLIKNMLIVIFIFAFVGAYSEFIFTSALMKDASTQTIATGMRTFITNNYSAKWTQYSAAAIMASLPVVIISIVAQKFFASGLVAGSVKG, from the coding sequence ATGAGCACAAAAAAAAGTGAAGAACTTGTATACAAAAAAAGAATGACTCCAGCAGAAAGAAGAGTTGCCTGGCTTTCAAGAATTATTTTATGGGTTATGGCCGTAATTGTTCTTATTCCAATAATGGCAGTTGTATCTGCATCAATGGCAAAAGGAAATTCATTTACACAGACTTCAATATTTCCAACAACATTTACTCTTGAAAACTACGTAAAAGTAGTTAGAGATACAAATTTCTTAATCTGGGTTAGAAACTCATTATTTGTATGCTTAAGTGTTTCAGTAGTGCAGCTTATAATGACAGTACCAGCAGCCTTTGCTTTTGCTAAATTAAAATTCAAAGGTAGAAGATTTGGTCTTATGTTTTTATTAATATTACAGATGTTCCCAACAACAATGGCATTACCTGCAATATTAGGAATTGCATATAGATTTAATTTAATGGATAAACTTTGGGGACTTATAATCTTACTTGCAGTAGGAAGTGCTTATAATATCTGGCTTATGAAGGGATATATGGATGGTATTCCTAATGAACTTTGTGAATCAGCTTGTATTGATGGCGCTAATACTTGGGATGTATTATGGAAAATAATATTCCCACTAATAAAGAATATGCTTATAGTAATATTCATATTCGCATTCGTTGGTGCATATAGTGAATTCATATTTACATCTGCATTAATGAAAGATGCTAGTACTCAGACTATTGCAACAGGAATGAGAACATTTATTACTAATAACTATTCAGCAAAATGGACTCAATATTCAGCAGCTGCAATAATGGCATCATTACCAGTTGTTATAATTTCAATTGTAGCTCAGAAGTTCTTTGCATCAGGACTTGTTGCAGGTTCTGTTAAGGGCTAA